GCCCCGAGATCCCTCAGGTGGAGCGGGAGGACTGGGTCCGGACTCCCATCGACGCCTTCGTGCTGGCCAGGTTGGAAGCCGCCGGCTTGGAACCGGCTCCACCTGCCGGCAAGCGGGTGCTGTTGCGCCGCGCCTACTACGACCTGACCGGCTTGCCGCCCACTCCGGACGAGGTGGAGGCCTTCCTGTCCGACTCCTCCCCGGGTGCCTTCGCCAGGGTGGTGGAACGGCTGCTGGCCTCACCGCAGTACGGCGAGCGCTGGGCCAGGCACTGGCTCGACCTGGTCCGCTATGCCGAGTCCAACAGCTACGAGCGGGACGGTCCCAAGCCGCTGGTGTGGCGCTACCGCGACTACGTCATCCGAGCCTTCAGCGAGGACAAGCCCTACGACCGATTCATCCTGGAACAGTTGGCGGGCGACGAGCTGGAACCGGCCGCCCCCGAAAACATCATCGCCACCGGCTTCTATCGCCTGGGACTCTGGCAGGACGAGCCGGTGGACCCGGTGCAGGAGCTCTACGAGGACCTGGACGATGTCGTCACCACCACCAGCCAGGTGTTCCTGGGCCTGACGCTCAATTGCGCCCGCTGCCACGACCACAAGCTGGACCCGCTTCCCCAGCGCGACTACTATCGCTTTCTGGCGTTTTTTCACGGAATGAAGCGCTACGGGGTGCGCAAGCCCGAGACGGTGGCCGAGGCCTCGCTTTGCGACATCGGCCCACCGCGCAAACCTCGCAGGCGCCTGGAATCCAGGTGGAGAGGGCAGCAATTCCGGCAACAGTCAGCCCCTCTCCTGCGCGAGCTGGAGAAGATCGAGAAGCTGGTCGCCGAGGACCTGACCGACGAGGAGAAGGAAGCCTTCCGCGAAGAAGCAAACCGGGCGGGCATCCTGGCCAGGCGCGTGCCCAGGCTGGTGAGCGATGTTCAGCTCGAGCGGTATGCCGAATACGGAAAACGCCTGGAGTGGATGAGGAAGGCCGCAGCCAAGCAGGATTTGCAGGCCCTGTGCGTGACCGAGGTGGGTCCCGCGCCCCGGGAAACCTTCGTTCTGGCCCGAGGCAGCTATCGGGGCAGGGGAGAGCGGGTGGAGCCGGGCTTCCCTTCGGTCCTCTCGCCTCCTCGGCCACAGCTCGAACCGGCCCCCGGCAACGGAAAGACCTCGGGGCGGCGCCTGGCGCTGGCCCGCTGGATTGCCAGTCCCGACAATCCCCTCACGGCTCGGGTCATGATCAACCGGGTCTGGCAATTCCATTTCGGTCGGGGCCTGGTGCGGACGCCCAACGACTTCGGTTTTCGGGGAGCTGCCCCCACCCATCCAGGGCTGCTGGACTGGCTGGCGGTGGAATGGGTCCAGGGCGGCTGGCACCTGAAGCCGATCCACCGGATGATTTTGTTGTCCAGCGCCTATCGAATGGCGTCCAATTCTCGGGAGAAGGCACTGGCCCGCGACCCCGAGAACCGACTGTTGTGGCAGTTCGATATGCGGCGCCTGGCGGCCGAGGAGATTCGAGACTCGGTGCTGGCGGTCAACGGCAGCCTCAACCTGACCATGACCGGCCCCAGCATCTATCCGGTCATTCCCGATGAGGTTCTGGCCGGCCAATCGGTACCGGGTCAGAACTGGGGGAACTCCACGCCGCAGGACCTGACCCGCAGGAGCATCTACATTCACACCAAGCGTTCCCTGATCGTGCCGCTCATCGCGGCCTTCGACGGCGCCGACCCCGACGCCACTTGCCCGGTGCGTTTCTC
The genomic region above belongs to Acidobacteriota bacterium and contains:
- a CDS encoding PSD1 and planctomycete cytochrome C domain-containing protein — its product is MRPAVPTLLLCRALGLLALLVPAGSQWSRAEQPREEPAAFFQQQVRPILETRCFGCHGGQPTVQAGLRLTSRDAILQGGRRGPAVDPENPASSLLIRAIQYAGPKMPPGGPLPPEQVAVLTRWVEQGAPWPEERRQPPEFAGQEERPAPSGLEENGRSPRVEEGRNFWSFRPPRRPEIPQVEREDWVRTPIDAFVLARLEAAGLEPAPPAGKRVLLRRAYYDLTGLPPTPDEVEAFLSDSSPGAFARVVERLLASPQYGERWARHWLDLVRYAESNSYERDGPKPLVWRYRDYVIRAFSEDKPYDRFILEQLAGDELEPAAPENIIATGFYRLGLWQDEPVDPVQELYEDLDDVVTTTSQVFLGLTLNCARCHDHKLDPLPQRDYYRFLAFFHGMKRYGVRKPETVAEASLCDIGPPRKPRRRLESRWRGQQFRQQSAPLLRELEKIEKLVAEDLTDEEKEAFREEANRAGILARRVPRLVSDVQLERYAEYGKRLEWMRKAAAKQDLQALCVTEVGPAPRETFVLARGSYRGRGERVEPGFPSVLSPPRPQLEPAPGNGKTSGRRLALARWIASPDNPLTARVMINRVWQFHFGRGLVRTPNDFGFRGAAPTHPGLLDWLAVEWVQGGWHLKPIHRMILLSSAYRMASNSREKALARDPENRLLWQFDMRRLAAEEIRDSVLAVNGSLNLTMTGPSIYPVIPDEVLAGQSVPGQNWGNSTPQDLTRRSIYIHTKRSLIVPLIAAFDGADPDATCPVRFSTTQPTQALHTLNGEFMNRQARVLAGFVREEGGSAPAAQVRVALNRVLQRPPTGGEVTRGLELMESLRQDHRTGQDKALELFCLVALNLNEFIYLD